TTCAAAAACCTTACACATACTAAATCAAATCAAATTTCCAAAACCAATTGCAGTCGTCGGTAAAGTAAACTCAACCTTTCATGGCAATAATAGCATAAATGTGAGTCATTTTGAACACCTATCTTCTTTTCAGATTTTATCACTCATGCGAACTTCTGAATTTGGTCTATTACCTGCTAGCACAGTTTCTATTGAAGCATGTGCAGCAAGACTGCCATTTATTTGCGGTTATTTTGTAGAAAACCAAAAAAAAAATTACGACAGCATAAAAGAACAAGAACTTGCTATCTGCATAGGAGATTGGACAAAAATTGGAAGCCTCAGCCTATGTGCTGCTATCAAGAAAATTACCACACCCGATACCATTCGTAGAGTTACTAAAAATCAAGTGAAAATGCTAGACAGAAAATCAAATATAAGATTAGTAAATGCTTTTCTTGAGCTATGAAAATTGAAATTCGAAATATTATTGAACCAGATTGTGAAGTCATTTTCGAATGGAGCAATGACCCCGAAACGAGGCACTATTCCTTTAATTCAGAACCAATAACATGGGAAGAACATTTACAGTGGTTTCACAAAAAGCTATCAGACAAAAACTGTTATTGGTATCATTTCTCATCAGAACAGACCCCAATAGGACACGTGCGAATTGAAAAAAATGATGTGGTAATTATAAGCATAACAATATCTCCTTCATTCAGAAAAAAAGGCTTGGGCAGTTCAATAATCAAAGCTGGATGCCATAACTTCTGGAAATCAAACAACAACGATATAATTGCTTACATAAAAAAATGCAATATCGGCTCCATAAAATCATTTGAAAGGGCGGGTTTTAAAAAGTTTTCAGAAACCCTAATAAAAAATGAACCTTGTGTAGTATATAAATCAATTAAAAATGAAAATAGGCTCTTTTGACATCGACGAAAAAACACTTATTATTGCCGAGCTATCCGCTAATCACGGACAAGACATCGCTATTGCCACCGAGACAATACGTGCTGCAAAAAGAGCAGGAGCTGACGCCATAAAACTCCAGACATACACGCCCGATACAATGACAATTGAGTGCGACAACATTTACTTCAAAGAAGTATTGAAAGGCTCTATATGGGAAGGGCGCACCCTTTATGACTTATACAATGAGGCATACACGCCTTGGGATTGGCATCAAAGATTATTTGATGTAGCAAGAGAAGAAGGCCTAATATGCTTTTCTACACCTTTTGACAAAACTTCAGTCGATTTTTTGGAGCAATTTAACCCACCTGCATATAAAATTGCGTCCTTTGAAATACAGGATATTCCGCTAATAGAATACACTGCATCTAAAGGGCGGCCAATGATTATTTCCACTGGCATTGCAGAGTTTGAGGATATTGATCTTGCAGTAAAAACATGTAGAGAGACTGGCAATAACAATATAGTTTTGCTTAAATGTACATCTTCGTATCCTGCTCCTATAGAAGAGGCTAATTTAGTTACCATTCCAAAGCTAAAAGAAACTTTTGAAGTTGAAATAGGGTTATCTGACCACACATTGGGAATAGTGGCTCCAGTTGTTGCAATTGCCTTGGGCGCAAAAGTAGTTGAAAAGCATTTTATTTTAGACAAATCTATTGGAGGCCCTGATGCATCTTTTTCCTTAGATGAAAAGGAATTTTCCGATATGGTAAATGCAATTAGGAATGCAGAACTTGCTCTTGGAACCGTCAGTTATCAGCTTTCAAAAAACACTATCACAAATAGAAAGTTTTCTCGTTCATTGTTTATTGTAAAGGACATTTTTGCTGGTGAGACAATAACAGAAGCACATATAAGATCAATTCGCCCTGGGTTCGGCCTACCACCAAAATATTATAAAGAAATACTTGGCAAAAAAGTGCGATTTGATATTCCTCGAGGAACACCTCTAACATTAGATTCAATTATTTTTTAAGTAAATGAACATAGAAACATTTGATTTAATTATTAGGCAATTAACAAACTTCTGGCCAATATGTGATAGTGAAAAAGAAAGCATCTATTCAGAACTTGATGCTTGCTTGGAGCAGTTTTTTAGAATAGCCACAGTCTCATCTAATAAGTACTTCAAAAACATTGAAGGAACTCCAAAATTTTCACCATACCACTCCGATCAATACGCAATGCTGTTATATATAATAGCTAGAAATCTTTTTCATTCAAACCAACAGTTGTCAGAAAAACTATACTATTTAAATAAAGTATTGCACTCAATTGATGTTTATCCAGCTGTAAAACTCCCTTCTTATTTTTTGCTTTTTCATCCAGTTGGTGCTGTATTAGGAAGAGCTGAATTCAACAACTATCTTACCATTTCTCAAAACTGTGTTGTTGGCAATAATAAAGGTTTATATCCTGTTATTGGGAGCTATGTCTCACTTATGGCTCATTCCATGGTTTTAGGAAATTCAGAAATTGGGAATAACTGCATTATCAGTGCTGGTTCAATTGTAAAAGATCAAAACGTTCCAGCAAATTCAATAGTATTCGGTATTAGCCCGAATCTAATTATTAAACCCAATAAACTCAGGAATCAATACCGGATCAATGAATAATGCTTGCTAATAAAATAGCTTTGAAATTTAGCGGGATGTTTTATTCGTCTATTTAAAAAAGTCTTATGCATATATTCTGGATACACAGCAACTTAACTTATCATATGGCCAAGCAAATTGTTGCTTTTGAAAATATCCCCAATCCACAGGTAATATTAATAACAACCAGAGGCTTTGAGCCTAATAACGAATTTACAGTTGTAAAACTACCATTTCATCATAACAGTATTACAATAAACACAAAATATGGCATACTTTGGTCTTGGTTAAAAATAGTTCAACTATTTATTATTCTTCTAAAAGCAACACACGGAAAAAGATACGACTTCTATCTACCATTATCTAGGCATGTATTTAGCCAAATATTAATGTTCTTGCCACTTTGTAAAAGTTTCAATTACTATGAGGAAGGCTTGTTATACTATACACACGATTACCCCAAGCTACAAAAGCGAAAAACAACCCTATTGGAAAAAATTGGATACTTTGGTTTATACAAAGGATATTACGATTTTTGCGATAAATATAATCGAATTTATGTTACTGACAAGGAGGCTGGAATATTCCAAAGAGATAAAATTATCCTAAAGGACTTTTTTTTTAATTTGCCAGTTGAAGATTTAAGCACACAAATAAAACTTGTCTTAGTTTTTGATGCCCTGTCATATTAAAAAGAGTTTAAATGGGAAACCCACAAAAAAGTACTAATCGATATTTTCAAATTTATACGTGAAGAGTTTGAGCCAAACACTGTACTCTATTACAAATACCACCCAGCACAGTACGATAGTGAAGAAGTCCATTTTATTGAAAATGTTTTCAATAAACATTGTGAAGGAGTTGTTAAATACCAACAACTTCCAAAAGAATTCCTAATCGAGAGTCTATTAAAACACAATCAAACTAGTTTCATCATAAATGTTTCATCCATCGGATTATATGCAACTCGTCTAGGACATAACGTATACACATATAACAAACTTATTGCTAAATATGAACCCCAGTTTAAAAGCAATATAGATGATTGGCCAAAACACTATCAAAAGTCTTTACACTATCTCTAAAATATTACATTAATGCTAAAAAT
Above is a window of Bacteroidales bacterium DNA encoding:
- a CDS encoding GNAT family N-acetyltransferase; translation: MKIEIRNIIEPDCEVIFEWSNDPETRHYSFNSEPITWEEHLQWFHKKLSDKNCYWYHFSSEQTPIGHVRIEKNDVVIISITISPSFRKKGLGSSIIKAGCHNFWKSNNNDIIAYIKKCNIGSIKSFERAGFKKFSETLIKNEPCVVYKSIKNENRLF
- the pseI gene encoding pseudaminic acid synthase, which encodes MKIGSFDIDEKTLIIAELSANHGQDIAIATETIRAAKRAGADAIKLQTYTPDTMTIECDNIYFKEVLKGSIWEGRTLYDLYNEAYTPWDWHQRLFDVAREEGLICFSTPFDKTSVDFLEQFNPPAYKIASFEIQDIPLIEYTASKGRPMIISTGIAEFEDIDLAVKTCRETGNNNIVLLKCTSSYPAPIEEANLVTIPKLKETFEVEIGLSDHTLGIVAPVVAIALGAKVVEKHFILDKSIGGPDASFSLDEKEFSDMVNAIRNAELALGTVSYQLSKNTITNRKFSRSLFIVKDIFAGETITEAHIRSIRPGFGLPPKYYKEILGKKVRFDIPRGTPLTLDSIIF
- a CDS encoding transferase; this encodes MNIETFDLIIRQLTNFWPICDSEKESIYSELDACLEQFFRIATVSSNKYFKNIEGTPKFSPYHSDQYAMLLYIIARNLFHSNQQLSEKLYYLNKVLHSIDVYPAVKLPSYFLLFHPVGAVLGRAEFNNYLTISQNCVVGNNKGLYPVIGSYVSLMAHSMVLGNSEIGNNCIISAGSIVKDQNVPANSIVFGISPNLIIKPNKLRNQYRINE